From the genome of Enoplosus armatus isolate fEnoArm2 chromosome 21, fEnoArm2.hap1, whole genome shotgun sequence, one region includes:
- the rnf32 gene encoding RING finger protein 32 translates to MAMRKGLTAKASNKLVITSVAFQDHITRSLLHPHFSLSDPLLRCKRKAPRNPQARRGVEERGLQRQDQQEEREYVLDSAPPPLTLAQKLGLVASPAERLTEDEWTQVKARSVQQGESAQPCAICREEFRLQPQVLLSCSHVFHRACLQAFERFSGRKCCPMCRKEQYETRVIRDAARLFRHQCAIRIQACWRGFVARKRYRKLRKSICPKDKQLRRKFFEAKLQELNDSFVRYCHTDTEAFLSDINRSLSSSRRVFQQLERKHVSEPQEDDWDRIQSQVIQRGVWDCPICLTALCSLSLPTEAGTSSHQRPRRTVLLSCSHLFHQLCLEAFEAFTTESRPSCPLCRSVYHKKLL, encoded by the exons ATGGCAATGCGGAAG GGCTTGACGGCTAAAGCTAGCAACAAGTTGGTGATCACCTCAGTTGCCTTTCAAGACCACATCACTCGCAGTCTGCTGCATCCACATTTCTCACTTTCTGATCCTTTGTTGAGATGCAAAAGAAAAGCACCCAGAAATCCTCAAGCAAGAAGAGGAGTGGAAGAGAGGGGTCTGCAGAGACAAGatcagcaggaggagagagaatatGTGCTTGATTCTGCTCCACCTCCTTTAACACTgg CTCAGAAGTTGGGTTTGGTGGCCTCCCCtgcagagagactgacagaggaCGAATGGACGCAGGTCAAGGCGAGGTCTGTTCAGCAGGGGGAATCAGCTCAGCCCTGTGCAATATGCAGGGAGGAGTTTCGCCTTCAGCCTCAG GTGTTGTTGTCGTGTTCTCATGTTTTCCACAGAGCATGTTTGCAGGCCTTTGAGAGATTTTCTGGGAGGAAGTGCTGCCCAATGTGCAGAAAGGAGCAGTATGAGACACGGGTGATCCGCGATGCGGCTCGCCTCTTCAGACACCAGTGTGCCATCAG aatTCAAGCATGCTGGCGAGGCTTTGTTGCTCGAAAAAGGTACAGAAAATTGAGAAAATCCATCTGCccaaaagacaaacagctgcGACGCAAATTCTTCGAAGCAAAG TTGCAGGAGTTGAATGACAGCTTTGTCCGATACTGTCACACCGACACGGAGGCTTTTCTGAGTGATATCAACCGCTCGCTGTCATCAAGCAGACGAGTGTTCcagcagctggagagaaagCACGTCTCCGAACCTCAGGAGGACGACTGGGACCGAATACAGAGCCAG GTCATCCAGAGAGGTGTCTGGGACTGCCCCATCTGCCTGACTGCATTGTGCAGTCTGAGCCTCCCAACAGAAGCAGGTACATCCAGCCATCAACGACCCAGACGCACCGTGCTTCTGTCCTGCTCCCACctcttccatcagctctgcctcgAGGCCTTTGAGGCCTTTACTACAGAAAGCAGACCTTCCTGTCCCCTGTGCAGATCTGTCTACCACAAAAAACTCCTCTAA